In a genomic window of Deltaproteobacteria bacterium:
- a CDS encoding ATP synthase F0 subunit C, whose protein sequence is MRLGKVFSVLMFGIFFLVDSAWAAEEAAAGSSDWSAAAGGLGIAMAAFGGAMGQSRAVSAALEGIGRNPGAAGQMFVPMLLGLAFMESLVIFSFVIAYNLTK, encoded by the coding sequence ATGCGTTTAGGGAAGGTGTTTTCTGTATTAATGTTTGGCATTTTCTTTCTTGTCGATTCGGCTTGGGCGGCAGAAGAGGCGGCGGCTGGTTCGAGTGATTGGAGTGCTGCCGCAGGCGGTCTAGGAATAGCAATGGCAGCTTTCGGTGGAGCAATGGGACAAAGCCGGGCTGTATCTGCAGCATTAGAAGGTATTGGTCGAAATCCAGGAGCGGCCGGCCAAATGTTCGTTCCTATGTTGCTAGGACTTGCTTTTATGGAATCGTTGGTAATTTTTTCCTTTGTTATAGCCTATAATTTAACTAAATAG